The following coding sequences are from one Carassius gibelio isolate Cgi1373 ecotype wild population from Czech Republic chromosome B7, carGib1.2-hapl.c, whole genome shotgun sequence window:
- the otog gene encoding otogelin produces MDPILTPGKKLFLLYLLFFILIYQAHITWGAESLNLTNQHDFENSSESSRIMLEKWDPASQTEQGSLESNTSSTEQTEAQKPSPRRATGACTSPCLNGGWCVHPDLCNCTLYQATGSHCQTVPNLGFEREMTCRSWGQYNYETFDGLYYYFPGKCSYTLLRDCEDSTRSSVHIQVHNDPECSSFPYSCTRSISLFLPWEGEIRLQNFSVTFSGQSVQLPHHIHDVELERISDYIVVSQPQSFTLAWQGLTGSVYIKMGPEFVGHTCGLCGNFNADTQDDLKTSYGVFTQDLAMFGNSWAEEEPQLARCPVVPSLYPSPCAIQDPRVLLKVEEVCATLLKEPFQSCHEFVSPYSYMASCSNDLCLSGPNGDVVCQVFTEYARACAHAGHPLHNWRSHFPVCSVDCPTELLFRECITCCPMHCKIEHICIDSKLQCLDGCYCPDDLIYENGVCVKASDCPCEHHGMLYPSGRVIQEDCNNCTCVGGLWTCTENSCPGECSVTGDMFFQSFDGRIYTFPATCQYVLAKSRNSGKFTVTIQNAPCGANLDGACIQSVNLMVDEDPRTEITMSHSGEVFLASQFRISLPYSDDVFQIQELSSMFVQVKSSQGLRLQYNWREFRLYLQLEEQWRDDTVGLCGTFNGNIQDDFLAPSGMIESTPYLFGNAWRVSSACVPRPSLPQLDPCDTHQQAAAYAVEKCDVLTQEVFSACHEYVSPVGFQLQCRADVCRCGAPCLCSILAHYARTCRRHGIIIEFRSQLPECAITCPSSMEYGVCVSSCQRRCLFLSLPQPCGEECEEGCVCPKGTYFNMHTHTCVPRSECPCSFLGADYSPGDVILTSSGVQICQDGKLVSQSSVIDTLCPPGQFYEDCENRVDGHTANKGLACEQTCESYLLNLTCSTHEPCVPGCVCPAGLLKHGDECFEPHACPCLWKGKEYYPGDRVSSPCHQCVCQHGTFQCEFRPCPSMCTAYGDRHYRTFDGFLFDYIGVCKVYLVKSSLDEMMTVTSENVDCFESGVICRKSLLISFGHSFIVFDDDTGKPNPSSVIDRQKVYIWQAGYYTIVHLLGEDLTVLWDRKTTVHIQAGPRWQGKLTGLCGNFDQKTANEMRTPENIDSSTPQEFGNSWTAAECVNSADIRHPCNLNPLREPFAKRQCGILLSEVFQVCHPVVDVTWFYMNCLVDTCGCNRGGDCECFCTSVAAYAHRCCQKGVTIDWRSPSVCPYDCEYYNKALGKGPLKLLTYRERGTLLAANKTSGLVFPKRELRSTDEILTLFMMTPGISKARPHDTSLVSFEAADRPNYFLKAERSGQLRLQKWEEAEAFWDAATFVLHRDTWISSFDSLESLAKPGFFLHFMLSRLQLMKYSHSDRYRRATLFKLTGGIPHYPMGPRCQWQYESCVSPCFRTCSDPSGLSCASILKVEGCLPQCPSHMVLDEVTHRCVFMEDCIKPAVAPPFTSPSTAISSTSSSEYSTLSGPAVSISLTSSTVSGSSTTAFTPTAHMPSSAKLTSSPIRPGVVETITTLTTSTSFSPSPLASTERTTKAPSITHSSTSSTTVHTSPVSLSEALSETSTTSKPTESLTLLTRTTAIPSLSTFSPVLSSTSSKEPTMPMLPVSASISSTDATSPTVKVSSPLTSSTETPRITEAFISTQKTTTPSVTSSGSTQFPAEIISTTKSTSPSTTTSILESSTSIATEKMSFPTSLHTVKTPESTSETHGTLDITTTSTSSTDIDTSTTHIAVKTTSSAFPTPTSTQITPFIPSTSTSEQPETSKTTVSVPTAAPAAFITTVSSQAPAFVPTETTAKITYQPTSVIYPYPDVPTTDITLQTDWRVIQTTSTPSPETTQTSARIAETPLTTYTSIPFTSAPTEETSTLLTSHVSPTDKTTSRDASASTTLGPTESHWGLVSTTALFSDKVSTSPVHPPYSLTTTTTTSAMPEISPASPSILTMATSVTQAPTKTTETMITSVTPLLTSTAAEEEIISTTQTSTARPLSIHSVTETTRVSLDTDRAVLSTTATTQTSALVHESSSTFPSTMSPEFTTRVTPVLTSQVAGATTLRETPRVVATTSISPPTRNATALRTPTTTSTDKVTTVSIDRTSSSMPVATSSTLPTHIPDISEYTFGFTEYTTETGLTTTLLSSIGTTPVPSVASVFTQTTISTHPPTSSTVAESSPVTTASASTEHPLVDERTTGTAMPPAPDTAQTTLSSSVMTSLPYTIETEHWMTSQMHAVSKTTALEPSRACTSPYSEIVDECTKLICVSGQLLLFNKSQSCPYDPTPPNCGLLGFAILVNGDKCCPRWDCPCRCSVFPDLNLITFDGKSVAIYKAALYVVAQLPNETVSILVQECSGADDTLVWNFTNLCLAALNITHKSNEVLINRLERRLYVNSRYAKPRFKKFGFEILDTGNMYLIRSPAGLKIQWFHTTGMMVIEMDSYNNRLLTMGLCGSCDGNPLNDLTLSNGTVVPEQEDPAVFIDSWQIPNTTSYVSHSRRREANCTTGDCSQCISMLSNRTFTICHPYVPPAMFCEMWVRDVEYVNNPCVALAAYAASCHKFNICMEWRSSDFCPFMCPENLRYQACLPACTAPSCPNQEFEFVPEQCTGLSEGCVCPEGTLLHRPYSALCIPPSKCACTDSFGTPRALGEVWKASLDGCCMYKCENDSIVPVEYNCSNIPQPVCMRTGEITVNLADDSSCCPQKACVCNQSMCKAAPMDCKYGEKLVSYHRQDSCCPEYLCECDPDQCVLDIPVCREDQTLIATRAEGSCCLAHICMCDKCSEAAPVCQDGELLIVDTNSTERCCPVYHCLCETSRCLDITCPVGMAVISTRIQDQCCPSQTCECACEKVLRPKCALGESMQLDRAFLSDPENRCACKRFFCVREAVCVDGERGVMRPGQTLVEHRDQGVCYTTQCTHTLDSATGFYLLRATGTNCTARCQPNQIYIPPKDPSSCCGMCKNISCLIQSENGSVTMYKPGRSWVSDCMHYDCTDTLSGPVLVSHPYSCPPFNETECMKIGGTVVSYMDGCCKTCKEDGKSCQKVTVRMTIRKNDCRSNRPVNIVSCDGKCPSASIYNYNINTYARFCKCCREMGLQRRSVQLYCSGNSTWVSYTIQEPTDCSCQWS; encoded by the exons ATGGATCCTATTTTAACTCCCGGAAAGAAactttttttactctatttattattctttatccTCATATATCAAG CACATATCACGTGGGGCGCTGAAAGTCTGAATTTAACAAACCAGCATGATTTTGAAAA CAGCAGCGAGAGCAGCAGGATAATGCTGGAGAAATGGGATCCCGCTTCCCAAACGGAGCAG GGATCCTTAGAGAGCAACACTTCATCAACAGAACAAACAGAAGCACAGAAGCCATCACCCCGCAGAGCCACCG GTGCTTGTACATCTCCCTGTCTGAATGGGGGTTGGTGTGTCCATCCAGACTTGTGTAACTGCACTTTATACCAGGCCACTGGATCACACTGCCAGACAG TCCCCAACCTAGGCTTTGAGCGAGAAATGACATGCCGCTCATGGGGGCAATACAACTATGAGACATTTGATGGACTTTATTACTACTTCCCTGGAAAATGCAGCTACACATTACTGAGAGACTGTGAAGACAGCACTCGGTCAAGTGTACATATACAG GTGCACAATGACCCAGAATGCAGTTCTTTCCCATACTCCTGCACACGTTCAATCAGCCTCTTCCTGCCGTGGGAGGGGGAGATTAGGTTACAGAACTTCAGTGTTACTTTCAGCGGTCAAAG TGTGCAGCTGCCCCATCACATTCATGATGTTGAGCTGGAGCGCATCTCTGACTACATTGTAGTGTCACAGCCACAGAGTTTCACGCTGGCCTGGCAGGGACTCACTGGCTCTGTGTACATCAAGATGGGCCCTGAGTTTGTAGGACACACCTGTGGACTTTGTGGAAATTTCAACGCTGACACTCAGGATGACCTGAAGACCAGCTATG GGGTTTTTACACAGGATTTGGCTATGTTTGGAAACAGCTGGGCAGAGGAGGAGCCACAGCTGGCCAGGTGTCCTGTTGTTCCCTCTCTTTATCCATCGCCATGTGCCATACAGGATCCTCGAGTCTTATTG AAAGTGGAGGAAGTTTGTGCCACCCTCCTGAAGGAACCGTTCCAGTCTTGCCATGAGTTTGTCAGTCCATATTCATACATGGCCAGTTGCTCCAATGACCTCTGCCT GTCTGGTCCCAATGGTGATGTTGTGTGCCAGGTTTTCACAGAGTATGCCAGAGCATGTGCTCATGCTGGACATCCGCTGCATAACTGGAGATCACACTTTCCTGTTTGCA GTGTTGATTGCCCCACCGAGCTCCTTTTCAGAGAGTGTATTACCTGCTGTCCCATGCACTGCAAGATCGAACACATTTGTATCGACAGCAAGCTGCAGTGTTTGGATGGCTGCTACTGCCCCGATG ATTTGATCTATGAGAATGGGGTGTGTGTTAAGGCATCAGACTGTCCCTGTGAGCACCATGGCATGCTGTACCCCTCTGGACGTGTCATACAGGAAGACTGCAACAACTG CACATGTGTTGGGGGCTTGTGGACCTGCACTGAGAACAGCTGCCCag GGGAGTGCTCTGTGACAGGAGATATGTTCTTCCAGTCGTTTGATGGCCGCATTTACACATTTCCTGCTACGTGCCAGTACGTTTTAGCCAAGAGCAGAAACTCGGGCAAGTTCACAGTGACCATTCAGAATGCACCCTGTGGAGCC AATCTGGATGGTGCTTGTATTCAGTCAGTCAACCTGATGGTTGATGAAGATCCACGTACTGAGATCACAATGAGCCACAGTGGAGAGGTTTTTCTGGCCAGCCAGTTCAGGATCTCACTGCCGTACTCAGATG ATGTGTTTCAGATCCAGGAGCTGTCGTCCATGTTTGTTCAGGTGAAGTCATCGCAGGGTCTGCGGCTGCAGTATAACTGGAGGGAGTTCAGGCTGTACCTGCAGCTGGAGGAGCAGTGGAGAGATGATACTGTGGGGCTCTGTGGAACATTTAACGGCAACATTCAGGATGACTTCCT CGCACCCTCTGGCATGATTGAAAGCACACCATACTTGTTTGGAAATGCATGGCGTGTGTCTTCAGCATGTGTGCCGCGGCCCAGCTTACCCCAGCTGGACCCTTGTGACACACACCAGCAAGCAG CCGCATATGCAGTGGAGAAGTGTGATGTGCTGACGCAAGAAGTGTTTTCTGCCTGTCATGAGTACGTAAGTCCGGTGGGTTTCCAGCTACAGTGTCGCGCAGACGTCTGCAGATGTGGAGCACCGTGCCTTTGCTCCATCCTCGCTCACTACGCCCGCACCTGCAGGAGACACGGGATCATCATTGAGTTCCGATCACAGCTGCCTGAGTGCG CCATCACGTGTCCGTCTTCTATGGAGTATGGAGTCTGTGTGTCGTCATGTCAGCGTCGCTGCCTGTTTCTGTCTCTCCCTCAGCCGTGTGGCGAAGAGTGTGAGGAGGGTTGCGTGTGCCCAAAAGGAACATACTtcaacatgcatacacacacctGCGTGCCACG GAGTGAATGTCCATGCAGTTTTCTTGGTGCTGACTATTCTCCTGGAGATGTGATCTTGACATCATCTGGTGTACA AATTTGCCAAGATGGAAAACTTGTTTCCCAGAGCTCAGTTATTG ATACCCTGTGTCCACCAGGGCAGTTTTATGAGGACTGTGAGAACCGAGTAGACGGCCACACGGCCAATAAAGGTCTAGCCTGTGAACAGACCTGTGAATCGTATTTGCTCAACCTCACCTGCTCCACCCATGAGCCTTGTGTGCCTGGCTGTGTCTGTCCCGCAGG GCTCCTCAAGCATGGTGATGAATGTTTCGAGCCACATGCATGTCCGTGTTTGTGGAAAGGGAAAGAATATTATCCAGGCGACAGAGTCTCATCCCCCTGCCATCAATG tgtGTGTCAGCACGGCACGTTTCAGTGTGAGTTCCGCCCATGTCCTTCAATGTGCACGGCTTATGGAGATCGACACTACCGAACATTTGATGGCTTCCTGTTTGATTATATTGGTGTATGCAAGGTGTACTTGGTCAAG AGCTCATTAGATGAAATGATGACTGTGACCTCAGAGAATGTTGACTGCTTTGAGAGTGGTGTGATCTGCAGGAAATCTCTCCTCATCTCCTTTGGACACTCCTTCATCGTGTTTGATGATGACACCGGCAAACCT AACCCATCAAGTGTGATCGACAGGCAGAAAGTATATATCTGGCAAGCAGGATACTATACCATTGTGCATCTGCTTGGAGAAGACCTTACAGTGCTGTGGGACAGAAAAACCACTGTACATATACAAGCTGGGCCACGCTGgcag GGCAAGCTAACCGGTCTTTGTGGGAACTTTGATCAGAAGACAGCGAATGAGATGAGAACACCAGAGAACATTGACTCATCAACACCACAGGAGTTTGGCAACAGCTGGACAGCGGCAGAG TGTGTGAACAGTGCTGATATAAGGCACCCCTGCAATCTGAATCCTCTTCGAGAGCCTTTTGCAAAAAGACAGTGTGGGATTTTGCTCAGTGAAGTGTTCCAAGTCTGCCACCCTGTG GTAGATGTCACATGGTTCTATATGAACTGCCTGGTGGACACCTGTGGCTGCAACCGTGGAGGAGACTGTGAGTGTTTCTGCACCAGTGTTGCAGCATATGCTCACCGCTGCTGCCAAAAGGGCGTCACCATCGATTGGCGCTCCCCTTCTGTCTGCC cttatgactgtgaatacTACAACAAAG CTTTAGGGAAAGGCCCACTGAAGCTATTGACCTACAGAGAGAGAGGAACACTGTTGGCAGCCAATAAGACAAGTGGACTGGTGTTCCCAAAAAGAGAATTGAGGAGCACTGATGAGATCCTGACATTGTTCATGATGACACCAGGCATCAGCAAAGCCAGACCACATG ACACATCTCTGGTGTCATTTGAGGCGGCAGACAGACCCAACTACTTCTTAAAAGCAGAGCGCAGTGGCCAGCTGAGACTGCAGAAGTGGGAAGAAGCTGAAGCATTTTGGGATGCAGCTACATTTGTTCTTCACAGAGACACCTGGATATCAAGTTTTGATTCGCTAGAGTCTCTGGCAAAGCCAGGGTTTTTTCTGCATTTCATGTTGTCCAGACTCCAACTCATGAAATACAGTCACTCCGATCGGTACCGCCGAGCTACTCTTTTCAAACTGACAG gggGCATACCCCACTATCCAATGGGTCCTCGATGTCAGTGGCAGTATGAATCATGTGTGAGTCCGTGCTTCAGGACATGCAGTGACCCATCAGGTCTGAGCTGTGCAAGTATCCTGAA GGTTGAGGGATGCCTGCCTCAGTGTCCAAGTCACATGGTTCTAGACGAGGTCACTCACAGATGTGTCTTTATGGAGGACT GCATTAAGCCTGCTGTTGCTCCCCCATTCACTTCACCCAGTACTGCAATATCATCAACATCTTCCTCAGAGTATTCCACCTTGAGTGGTCCAGCAGTTTCTATATCACTCACTTCTTCAACAGTGTCAGGGTCTAGCACCACTGCTTTCACACCTACAGCACACATGCCAAGCTCTGCCAAGCTTACATCTTCTCCTATCAGACCTGGAGTGGTGGAAACCATTACCACATTAACAACATCCACTTCTTTCTCCCCAAGCCCACTGGCTTCCACTGAGAGAACCACTAAAGCACCAAGCATCACCCACAGTTCCACTTCTTCCACCACAGTGCACACTAGCCCAGTGTCTCTCTCAGAAGCTCTCTCAGAGACCTCTACAACAAGCAAGCCAACAGAGTCTTTGACACTTCTCACACGTACCACAGCTATCCCCTCACTGTCGACTTTTAGTCCCGTTCTGTCATCTACCTCAAGTAAAGAGCCGACCATGCCTATGCTTCCAGTCTCAGCCAGCATAAGCTCCACAGATGCCACTTCCCCAACAGTCAAAGTGTCCTCTCCCCTCACCTCTAGTACCGAGACCCCCAGAATCACAGAGGCCTTTATATCTACTCAAAAGACCACAACACCCTCTGTGACTTCTAGTGGCAGTACACAGTTTCCTGCTGAAATCATCAGCACAACAAAGTCCACCTCACCATCAACTACAACATCTATATTAGAGTCCAGTACCTCTATCGCCACAGAAAAAATGTCCTTTCCAACATCTTTACACACAGTGAAGACCCCAGAGAGCACCTCTGAAACACATGGGACTTTGGACATCACTACCACTTCCACTTCCTCTACAGATATTGACACTTCAACCACTCACATTGCAGTAAAAACCACAAGTTCTGCTTTTCCAACACCAACTTCCACTCAAATTACACCTTTTATTCCTTCAACATCAACCTCAGAGCAACCCGAAACTTCAAAAACAACAGTGTCTGTGCCTACAGCCGCTCCAGCAGCCTTCATCACCACAGTGTCCTCTCAAGCTCCTGCATTTGTGCCAACAGAAACCACAGCAAAAATAACCTATCAACCAACATCTGTTATATATCCTTATCCTGATGTTCCAACAACTGATATTACATTACAGACGGACTGGAGAGTAATCCAAACCACCTCAACTCCATCACCAGAAACAACCCAAACCAGTGCCAGGATAGCAGAGACACCACTTACCACCTACACCAGCATCCCATTCACCTCAGCACCTACAGAAGAAACATCAACACTGCTTACATCACATGTGTCACCTACTGACAAGACAACTTCTAGAGATGCCTCTGCTTCTACTACACTGGGCCCTACGGAGTCTCACTGGGGTTTAGTTTCCACCACTGCTCTCTTTTCAGACAAAGTCAGCACATCACCAGTTCATCCTCCTTATTCTTTGACAACTACAACCACCACATCTGCAATGCCTGAGATTTCTCCAGCTTCACCATCCATACTTACAATGGCAACATCAGTAACTCAAGCTCCAACAAAAACCACAGAAACAATGATCACTTCTGTGACACCTCTGCTAACGTCTACTGCAGCTGAGGAAGAGATTATTTCTACCACTCAAACGTCCACAGCTAGACCTTTGAGCATTCATTCTGTCACTGAGACAACTAGGGTTTCTCTTGACACAGATAGAGCTGTGCTGTCAACCACTGCGACAACCCAGACATCAGCACTGGTCCATGAGTCCTCCAGCACCTTTCCTTCCACAATGTCTCCAGAATTCACAACCCGTGTCACACCAGTCCTGACCTCACAGGTGGCTGGGGCTACGACACTACGAGAAACTCCACGAGTTGTGGCCACAACCAGCATCTCACCTCCAACTAGGAATGCAACAGCATTGAGAACACCTACAACCACTTCTACAGATAAAGTGACCACTGTTTCCATAGACAGAACTTCTTCTAGTATGCCTGTTGCTACTTCTAGCACACTTCCAACACACATTCCTGACATCTCTGAATACACCTTTGGATTTACAGAGTACACCACTGAAACTGGTCTGACAACAACACTGCTTTCATCAATTGGAACAACCCCAGTGCCTAGTGTGGCATCAGTTTTTACCCAGACTACCATTTCCACACATCCGCCTACTTCCTCTACTGTCGCTGAGAGTAGTCCTGTAACCACTGCAAGTGCATCTACTGAGCACCCTCTGGTGGATGAACGTACCACAGGCACCGCTATGCCACCTGCTCCAGACACTGCCCAAACAACACTGAGTTCATCTGTGATGACCAGCCTGCCCTACACGATAGAAACAGAGCACTGGATGACGAGCCAGATGCATGCAGTTTCAAAAACTACTGCTCTCGAGCCAAGCAGAGCATGCACT TCTCCATATTCAGAGATTGTGGATGAATGTACAAAGCTTATTTGTGTCAGTGGCCAGTTGCTCCTCTTCAATAAGTCCCAGAGCTGCCCATATGATCCTACACCTCCAAACTGTGGTCTGCTTGGCTTTGCTATACTGGTCAATGGTGATAAGTGTTGTCCACGATGGGACTGTCCAT GTCGTTGTTCAGTGTTTCCTGATCTTAATCTGATCACATTTGATGGGAAAAGTGTTGCAATTTATAAAGCTGCTTTATATGTGGTGGCTCAGCTTCCCAATGAGACTGTCAGCATCCTTGTACAAGAGTGTTCTGGAGCAGATGACACT CTTGTGTGGAACTTTACCAATTTGTGTCTGGCTGCTTTAAACATTACTCACAAATCCAACGAAGTGCTCATCAATCGTCTGGAGAGACGT CTATATGTGAACTCCAGGTATGCAAAGCCACGTTTTAAGAAATTTGGTTTTGAGATTCTGGACACAGGAAACATGTATCTAATCCGAAGTCCAGCTGGTCTGAAGATCCAGTGGTTCCACACTACAGGCATGATGGTGATTGAGATGGACAGCTACAACAACAGACTCCTCACAATGGGCTTGTGTG GTAGTTGTGATGGTAATCCTCTGAATGATCTGACTCTGTCTAACGGTACAGTTGTGCCTGAGCAAGAGGATCCGGCCGTGTTTATCGATAGCTGGCAGATTCCCAACACCACCAGCTACGTCAGTCACAGCAGACGGAGGGAGGCCAACTGCACCACGGGCGACTGCTCCCAGTGCATTAGCATGCTGAGCAACCGTACCTTCACCATCTGCCATCCTTAC GTCCCTCCAGCAATGTTCTGTGAGATGTGGGTCAGAGATGTGGAGTATGTGAATAATCCGTGTGTTGCTTTGGCTGCTTATGCTGCTTCCTGCCACAAATTCAACATCTGCATGGAATGGAGGAGCTCTGATTTCTGCC CATTCATGTGCCCAGAAAATCTGCGGTACCAAGCATGTCTGCCTGCCTGCACTGCTCCATCTTGCCCAAACCAAGAGTTTGAGTTTGTCCCAGAGCAATGCACAGGCCTTTCAGAGGGCTGTGTGTGTCCAGAGGGAACTCTATTACACCGACCCTATTCAGCCCTATGCATTCCACCCAGCAAGTGTG CATGTACTGATAGTTTTGGAACCCCACGTGCTCTTGGGGAGGTTTGGAAAGCCTCACTGGATGGCTGCTGCATGTACAAGTGTGAAAACGACAGCATAGTGCCAGTGGAGTATAACTGCAGTAACATCCCTCAGCCAGTCTGCATGCGTACAGGAGAGATTACAGTCAACCTGGCAGATGACAGCAGCTGCTGCCCTCAGAAAGCCTGTG TTTGTAACCAGAGCATGTGTAAGGCGGCTCCTATGGATTGTAAATACGGGGAGAAGTTGGTGTCATATCATAGGCAGGACTCCTGCTGCCCAGAATACTTATGTG agTGTGATCCTGATCAGTGTGTCTTGGACATTCCTGTGTGTCGTGAGGATCAGACATTGATCGCCACTCGTGCTGAAGGCAGCTGCTGTTTGGCACACATCTGCA tgTGTGACAAATGTTCTGAGGCAGCTCCGGTGTGTCAGGATGGAGAACTGTTGATTGTGGACACAAACAGCACAGAGCGCTGCTGTCCAGTTTATCACTGCT TGTGTGAGACGTCTCGATGCTTAGACATCACATGTCCAGTTGGCATGGCCGTAATTTCCACAAGGATTCAAGATCAGTGTTGCCCATCACAGACATGTG AATGTGCATGTGAGAAAGTCCTTCGGCCTAAATGTGCTCTG GGGGAAAGTATGCAGTTAGACAGAGCATTTCTGTCCGATCCTGAAAACCGGTGTGCCTGCAAACGATTCTTTTGTG TGAGAGAGGCAGTGTGTGTAGATGGTGAACGGGGAGTGATGCGGCCGGGGCAGACACTGGTGGAGCATCGTGATCAGGGTGTGTGTTACaccacacagtgcacacacacactggactcTGCCACAGGTTTCTATCTCCTCAGAGCCACTGGCACTAACTGCACTGCACGCTGCCAGCCT AACCAGATATACATCCCTCCTAAAGACCCCAGCAGCTGCTGTGGAATGTGTAAGAACATTTCTTGCCTGATCCAGAGTGAGAATGGATCTGTAACTATGTACAAG CCAGGACGCAGCTGGGTGTCTGACTGCATGCACTATGACTGTACAGACACTCTGTCAGGACCTGTGCTCGTCTCGCACCCTTACAGCTGTCCGCCCTTCAACGAAACTGAGTGCATGAAG ATTGGGGGCACCGTTGTGAGCTACATGGATGGGTGCTGCAAGACAT GTAAAGAGGACGGGAAGTCATGTCAGAAAGTGACTGTAAGGATGACAATTAGAAAGAATGACTGCCGTAGTAACAGACCG GTCAACATAGTGTCATGTGATGGAAAGTGTCCATCTGCAAGTATTTACAACTACAACATCAACACGTATGCACGCTTCTGTAAGTGCTGCAGAGAGATGGGGCTGCAGCGGCGCTCAGTCCAGCTCTACTGCAGTGGAAACTCCACGTGGGTTAGTTACACCATACAGGAGCCTACAGACTGTTCCTGCCAGTGGTCATAA
- the slc22a18 gene encoding solute carrier family 22 member 18 → MEPAAKQKVIHITYLIAALDITWLFLQFSITPYLARRLGFDTIWFGYLQTTVGVIQLLGGPIYGRFADVFGARAALTVSCLASVVYFLLLVVADNTFMLFVHKLPAVFMHALPGAQMVVADLSENEKRAEALGKLGLCFGVGMIAGSSLGGTLSTRYGEKFAASFAAVGSLVSLLLVLNFIPKQTKIHTVPESNKKGSSSSVFNLGEITRLMKFPGVPKTFTVKIISGLPSGIFQVMFSIIAINFFQLKAEQNGYLMAYFGIVQMVIQGAVIGRLTSRFSESSLLVLSVGISSLVGLAQAMMTNVFHFCLIVIPMMFSLSVFNVITDSMLTKSVSPSDTGTMLGLCASVQSLLRTVGPTIGGFLYEAYGVPSFGYIQCIINAAVFSFLLTTGGRSQPNRP, encoded by the exons ATGGAGCCGGCTGCGAAGCAGAAAGTGATTCACATCACCTACCTCATCGCAGCTCTGGACATCACCTGGCTCTTCCTCCAGTTCTCCATAACACCG taTTTGGCGAGGAGGCTCGGGTTCGATACTATTTGGTTTGGGTATCTGCAGACCACAGTTGGAGTGATTCAGTTGCTTGGAGGCCCTATTTATGGAAG GTTTGCAGATGTGTTCGGAGCACGTGCAGCTCTCACTGTGTCTTGCTTGGCATCAGTGGTTTATTTCTTACTGTTGGTGGTGGCAGACAACACTTTTATGCTTTTCGTGCATAAACTTCCTGCTGTTTTTATGCACGCACTGCCAG gAGCTCAAATGGTGGTAGCAGATCTGTCAGAGAATGAGAAGCGAGCAGAAGCTCTTGGGAAACTCGGCCTCTGCTTTGGCGTAGGCATGATCGCAGGATCATCACTGGGTGGGACCCTCAGCACACGCTATGG GGAAAAGTTTGCAGCATCTTTTGCAGCTGTCGGAAGTTTGGTTTCTTTGCTGTTGGTGTTGAACTTCATCCCTAAACAGACCAAAATACACACCGTGCCGGAGAGTAACA AGAAGGGTTCATCAAGTTCTGTGTTTAATCTGGGAGAGATCACAAGGCTGATGAAATTTCCAGGTGTTCCAAAGACTTTCACAGTGAAGATTATTTCTGGATTGCCATCAG GTATATTTCAAGTTATGTTCTCCATCATTGCCATAAACTTCTTCCAACTGAAGGCAGAGCAGAATGGCTATCTGATGGCTTACTTTGGCATAGTACAAATG GTGATCCAAGGTGCTGTAATTGGGCGTCTTACGTCTAGATTTTCAGAGTCTTCTTTACTGGTGCTCTCTGTTGGGATATCCAGTTTAGTGGGCCTTGCACAG gCTATGATGACCAAcgtgtttcatttttgtttaatcgTGATACCCATGATGTTTTCTCTAAGTGTCTTCAACGTCATCACAGACAGCATGTTGACCAAGAGTGTGTCTCCATCTGACACAG GAACCATGCTGGGTCTGTGTGCATCGGTGCAGTCTCTTTTACGAACTGTTGGCCCAACCATTGGAGGATTCCTCTATGAAGCATATGGTGTGCCATCTTTCGGATACATCCAGTGCATCATTAATGCTGCTGTCTTTAGCTTTCTGCTAACCACTGGAGGGCGCTCACAGCCAAACAGGCCATAG